Within Capra hircus breed San Clemente chromosome 7, ASM170441v1, whole genome shotgun sequence, the genomic segment TACATGTTATGTAAAATAAGGTACATAACTACAGACTCATTAAAGCAAACTCTTAAACAGTTAAGGCACAATTGGTCATATTAATTGTATCCTTGAAaggttaatattttaatttcagtttttaaagtttaGAATGAGAGAACTTAAAATAGCTTATAGATTGAATTTGATTCCCTACTCCATTTTATGAATGATACGCTAGGAACTACCTCTTAGTCTCAATGTATGTCATCACATCAGCATGCTCAGAGGGGAAAATGGCTTAAGATCAACTCTGATAATAGGTGaaaatctttcttcttttaaggCTACTTACTTGGTATTaatgaattctttttcctttaatatcttgtttatttatttattttactttacaatattgtattggttttgccatacttcaacatgaatccgccacaagtATCTTCTGTAGATGTTTGTAGTCTGTTTTTTTCCTTATGCACTTTTCATTCTCGATATTCAAATAACTATTCTCTGATGGGGAATGAGATAGGTATAAAGAGACCTAAGACTTGCCTAAGGCTCCCCAAGAACCATTAAGAAATTTGACTTAATTTTAGCAAACATTCCTGAACTGAATCTCTTTATCCTTATATCTGTCTTTATATTTGCAAATAAGGCaaatcctttttcttctttatccttcCTCCCATCTAGTTATCTATTGAGGACCACCATTCACCAGACATTTGCACGATTGTGAATGTTGGTACAAGACATTGATTCAGAAATGATCTCTACTCATCAAGGGATAAAAATCTAGAAATTTCTGAATAATGATAAGCTATATTTCTACTTCTCAACCTGACTGCTTTCTGATACATCAAAACTAGAAGCTAGTTCTCTTCCCCTAAGCATGTGTAACTTTCTAATAGAAAATAACTTAAAGGCAAGATAACACAGTATCTATGGAACTGTTTCCAGAGCCAGAACTAGTGAACttccacaggagacatgggtaatGGTTACAGATAGTCATCAGATACTTGGTCTTGGCCCTCTGACCCCCGAGACCTGTTCCTGTCAGAATCTAGTGGTAATCTGGAGCCAGCCTCTGTTTTTGCCTCTCCATTTCCGTGGGGGAAAGGGAAGTTGGGCATAAAGCGCTTAAGAAACCGGAACTCACTATTGCTAGTGCCAGTGGCTGAGCACATCTCATAGGGACAAGGCTGCGATATGGGTCCACTGGCTCCTCCTTGTACCAGGTTGTTAGAGAAATTGCAGTCATCATAGAAATGCTCTTGAATTGTGaacttttctctgtgttttatctTCTGGCAGATATGTATAATGAAGATCACTGtgacagagaggagaaagagaaaggaaagcacaGCCAGAGAAATGACTAAATATTTAGTAGATGGATTTACCCTTGTAGGATGCTTAAATGTATCCCGAAACTGCAGATAGGGCTCAGAAAAGCCATCTACCAGGAGAATGTTAAGTGAGACAGTAGTAGAAAGAGCTGGTTGGCCATGATCCTGAACAAGAATGACCAGTTTCTGCATCATGGGGTCTCTCTCAGATACCTGCCGCAATGTATGGATTTCCCCATTTTGTTGCTGAACAGAGAATAACCCAAGGTCAGTGGCTTTAAATAGATGATATGAAAGCCAAGAATTCTGACCCGAGTCACCATCCACTGCCACCACCTTGGTCACCAGGTAGCCTGCCTCTGCAGACCTGGGCACCAGGTCATTGCAGGGCAAAGTGCCATTTTGCAGTGGGTACAAGATCATTGGACGGTTATCATTGTCATCCAGGACAACCACTCTGACAGTAACCTGGCTACTCAGTGACAGGAAGCCCCCATCAGTTGCCTTTACCACAAACTGAAAATGTTGAATGGCCTCATAATCCATCGTTCTCAATGCATAGAGTTTCCCATTGTCTGAATTTATGGAGATGTAAGCAAAGACTGATAGATCTCCACTTTTTGGAGGCAACAGGGAATATGTTACTTTGGCATTCTCACCCAAATCTAGATCCTCAGCAAGGACTTTGCCAATAAAAACCGCAGGGCTGTTGTTTTCTCTAACAGTCAAGATGTAGGAATCTTCCTGAAATACTGGGGGGTTGTCATTAATGTCTGATATTAGCACTTCTATCACAGTCTCTGAGGACAGAGTAGGTGGTCCAGTATCCATGGCAACAAGGGTGATATTATAGCCAGAGACCTCCTCCCGATCCAAGCCTCTGTCAGTGACCAGTGAGTAGGAGTTCCGGAATGTAGGTTTGACTGCAAAGGGAAGGTCTTCTTTGAGAAAGCAGGTGATTTTTCCTCCCACTCGAATGTCCCGGTCTCGGATAGAAAAAAGGGCCACGACAGTCTGTAGTGGAGAGTCCTCAGGGAGAGGGCTGGACACAGAGGAGACTGTAACTTCAGGAGGATTGTCATTAACATCCATTACTTCCACCAGGACTTTGCTGTGGGCAGAGAGGCCTCCTCCATCGGTAGCTTGAATGTCAATGTCGTATGTTTCAAACACTTCAAAATCTAGGGGCCCTCTTAGTCGAATTTCTCCAGTTTCAGAGTGAATCTGAAATGTCTGGAGAATTACTTCTGGGTTTTGAGCTAAAGAGTAAGTTATCTCCTTGTTGGAGCCCTCGTCCAGGTCTGTGGCAGTCACCGTAGCCACCAGGGAACCGTTGGCGCTATTTTCCGGTACCTGAGCGCGGTACACCAGTCGAGAGAATTGGGGCACGTGATCATTGACGTCCAGAACCTCCACCCGGATGTGGGCGGTGCCAGACTTGGGTGGAGACCCTCCATCCACAGCTGTAATTGTCAAGTTGACTTCCGGCTGCTCCTCTCTATCCAGGGGTTTATCCAGCACTAGTTCGGCATATTTGGGCCCGTGGCTGCGGAAGCGGGTGTGCAGGTGGAAATACTCATTGGCGCTTAGAGTGTAGTTTTGGAGACCGTTGAGTCCGACGTCCAGATCCTGGGCGCTCTGCAGAGGAAACCGTGAACCCAGGGGGGTGCTCTCCGGAATCCTTAAAAGAGGCTCCTTGTTTAGGAAAACCGGGGCATTGTCATTGATGTCAAATACCCTGACCTCCACACGAAAGGACTGCAGTGGCTCCACCAGGATTACTTCAAAGTGCAGAACGCATGGGTCGGCTTTGCCACAGAGTGACTCCCGATCCAGTTTCTCCTTCACGAACAGATCCCCTGTTTTGCGGTGGAGCCGGAAATGCAGTTTATTGCCCTCGGAAACGAGCCGCGCGCCGCGCGCAGCCAGCTTCCCTACCTCCAGCCCCAGGTCCTTAGCCACATTAGCTACAAATGAGCCGCTCTCCATCTCCTCTGCCACTGAATAGCGAATGGTTGCTGCACCCCCCCTAGATAAGcacagaaaaaggagaagagtTTCCACTTGCCTGCTTTGCAGGAGTTTTCTGCATGCAGTCGCCATTCTTTTCTCAGAAGCGCACTCAGCAGCAGCTGCCACCTGTTGCGGGTACACTTTAAACTTCTCTGCCAACAGGTTCCGGTTTTGCTAGCCTCTAACCGCAGTGCCTCCAAAGGCTAACCGAGCTGGGT encodes:
- the PCDHB1 gene encoding protocadherin beta-1, yielding MATACRKLLQSRQVETLLLFLCLSRGGAATIRYSVAEEMESGSFVANVAKDLGLEVGKLAARGARLVSEGNKLHFRLHRKTGDLFVKEKLDRESLCGKADPCVLHFEVILVEPLQSFRVEVRVFDINDNAPVFLNKEPLLRIPESTPLGSRFPLQSAQDLDVGLNGLQNYTLSANEYFHLHTRFRSHGPKYAELVLDKPLDREEQPEVNLTITAVDGGSPPKSGTAHIRVEVLDVNDHVPQFSRLVYRAQVPENSANGSLVATVTATDLDEGSNKEITYSLAQNPEVILQTFQIHSETGEIRLRGPLDFEVFETYDIDIQATDGGGLSAHSKVLVEVMDVNDNPPEVTVSSVSSPLPEDSPLQTVVALFSIRDRDIRVGGKITCFLKEDLPFAVKPTFRNSYSLVTDRGLDREEVSGYNITLVAMDTGPPTLSSETVIEVLISDINDNPPVFQEDSYILTVRENNSPAVFIGKVLAEDLDLGENAKVTYSLLPPKSGDLSVFAYISINSDNGKLYALRTMDYEAIQHFQFVVKATDGGFLSLSSQVTVRVVVLDDNDNRPMILYPLQNGTLPCNDLVPRSAEAGYLVTKVVAVDGDSGQNSWLSYHLFKATDLGLFSVQQQNGEIHTLRQVSERDPMMQKLVILVQDHGQPALSTTVSLNILLVDGFSEPYLQFRDTFKHPTRVNPSTKYLVISLAVLSFLFLLSVTVIFIIHICQKIKHREKFTIQEHFYDDCNFSNNLVQGGASGPISQPCPYEMCSATGTSNSEFRFLKRFMPNFPFPHGNGEAKTEAGSRLPLDSDRNRSRGSEGQDQVSDDYL